A portion of the Novosphingobium sp. KA1 genome contains these proteins:
- a CDS encoding transglutaminase family protein, which yields MLLTVTHTTRYTFDSPVMHGLQRLKLRPKTTHGQEVVDWAMELTGATAESDYDDHHDSHTTLIAIEPGAQEVVVTCRGTVRTVDNNGITGQHSGLMPLWMFLRPTPLTRAGARVRALVEAVDADPRDPLEFLHALSAKVAERVEYVRGSTDTKTTAEEALAAGRGVCQDHAHVLIAAGRLLEIPMRYVGGYLKMNDRVEQDAGHGWAEAHIAGLGWVGFDVSNAMCPDERYIRVATGCDYSEAAPVTGIATGGGDSRLEVRLSVGEKMLGQQQQQQSSHGGQQQQSG from the coding sequence ATGCTGCTGACCGTGACCCACACCACCCGCTACACCTTCGACAGTCCGGTCATGCACGGTCTTCAGCGGCTGAAACTGCGGCCCAAGACCACGCATGGGCAGGAAGTGGTCGACTGGGCGATGGAGCTGACCGGCGCCACGGCCGAGAGCGACTACGACGACCATCATGACAGTCACACCACGCTGATCGCGATCGAACCGGGGGCGCAGGAGGTTGTCGTGACCTGCCGGGGCACCGTGCGCACGGTCGACAACAACGGCATTACCGGCCAGCACAGCGGGCTGATGCCGCTCTGGATGTTCCTGCGGCCGACCCCGCTGACCCGGGCCGGGGCGCGGGTGCGGGCGCTGGTCGAGGCGGTGGACGCGGACCCGCGCGATCCGCTGGAATTCCTCCACGCGCTCTCCGCCAAGGTGGCCGAGCGGGTCGAATACGTGCGCGGTTCCACCGATACCAAGACCACGGCGGAAGAGGCGCTGGCGGCAGGCCGGGGGGTATGCCAGGACCATGCCCATGTCCTCATCGCGGCGGGGCGGCTGCTCGAGATTCCGATGCGGTACGTCGGCGGCTATCTCAAGATGAACGACCGGGTGGAGCAGGACGCCGGGCACGGCTGGGCCGAGGCGCATATTGCGGGGCTGGGCTGGGTCGGATTCGACGTGTCCAATGCCATGTGCCCCGATGAACGGTATATTCGCGTGGCCACCGGTTGCGATTATAGTGAGGCGGCTCCGGTAACCGGGATTGCGACGGGAGGCGGGGATAGCCGTCTCGAAGTGCGTTTGTCGGTGGGCGAGAAGATGCTAGGCCAGCAGCAACAGCAGCAGTCCTCCCATGGCGGACAGCAGCAGCAAAGCGGCTGA
- a CDS encoding proteasome-type protease yields the protein MTYCVGMMLDRGLVLMSDTRTNSGVDNISTFRKMYHWQVPGERVIAVMTAGNLATTQAVISQLEERNKAPAERHNSLLEAPTMFQVATIVGNLLQDVIEERAADNGQTAAAGTFSATMIVAGQIKGMEPRLFLIYPEGNFIEASFDTPFFQIGETKYGRPILIRGYERDMSFEAAVKLMCVSFDSTLKANLSVGMPLDLLVLETDGFTPLHERRIEASDPYFQSISTSWGEALRQALEGLPDYTLDEAAGGRLTGTA from the coding sequence ATGACCTATTGCGTGGGCATGATGCTGGACCGCGGGCTCGTGCTGATGAGCGACACCCGCACCAATTCCGGGGTCGACAATATCTCGACCTTCCGGAAGATGTACCATTGGCAGGTTCCCGGAGAGCGGGTGATCGCGGTGATGACGGCGGGCAATCTCGCCACCACCCAGGCGGTGATCAGCCAGCTTGAGGAACGCAACAAGGCCCCGGCGGAGCGGCACAATTCGCTGCTTGAAGCGCCGACCATGTTCCAGGTCGCCACGATCGTCGGCAACCTGCTCCAGGACGTGATCGAGGAACGCGCGGCCGACAATGGCCAGACCGCGGCGGCGGGCACCTTCAGTGCGACGATGATCGTGGCGGGCCAGATCAAGGGCATGGAGCCGCGCCTGTTCCTGATCTACCCCGAAGGCAACTTTATCGAGGCCAGCTTCGATACGCCGTTCTTCCAGATCGGCGAGACCAAGTACGGGCGCCCGATCCTGATTCGCGGCTATGAGCGCGACATGAGTTTCGAGGCGGCGGTGAAGCTGATGTGCGTCTCGTTCGATTCGACACTCAAGGCCAATCTCTCGGTCGGCATGCCGCTCGACCTGCTGGTGCTGGAAACCGATGGCTTCACCCCGCTGCACGAACGCCGGATCGAGGCCAGCGATCCTTATTTCCAGTCGATCTCGACCAGTTGGGGCGAGGCGCTGCGCCAGGCGCTGGAAGGGTTGCCGGACTATACGCTGGACGAAGCCGCGGGCGGCAGGCTCACGGGCACGGCGTGA
- a CDS encoding reverse transcriptase-like protein: MVVRRRVKLFFDGGCRPNPGRIEVAVVVRGTVHFEDDLGHGTNRDAEWLALIRALELAQAQGLTGAEFIGDAREITGQASQALARPDEAADRLEDGGHLSRVIALARDVRPARIRWIKREQNLAGIALAARHPR, translated from the coding sequence ATGGTCGTGCGCCGCCGCGTCAAACTGTTCTTCGACGGCGGTTGCCGCCCCAATCCCGGCCGCATCGAGGTGGCCGTGGTGGTGCGCGGCACCGTCCATTTCGAGGACGATCTTGGCCATGGCACCAACCGCGATGCCGAATGGCTGGCGCTGATCCGCGCCCTGGAACTGGCACAGGCGCAGGGCCTGACCGGGGCCGAATTCATCGGCGATGCCCGGGAGATCACCGGGCAGGCCAGTCAGGCCCTTGCCCGTCCGGATGAAGCCGCGGATCGTCTCGAGGACGGCGGCCATCTCTCCCGCGTCATCGCGCTTGCCCGCGACGTGCGCCCCGCGCGGATCCGCTGGATCAAGCGCGAACAGAACCTCGCCGGAATCGCGCTGGCAGCGCGACATCCCCGCTAA
- a CDS encoding alpha-E domain-containing protein, with protein sequence MLGRAANGVYWMSRYLERAENTARLIDVGFHLALTRSDKHAQDEEWKSVLTTTGQVDDYAARHSDFGGPQVFNYLLREKDNPASVLRMMENARTNARMVRTSLTNSVWEATNEGWMNLSELLARPVREANLGEVLTAIRRQGTLVRGALEGTMLRNEVFNFARIGTFIERADSTARILDVKYYVLLPSVAWVGSSLDNVQWDTLLRSVAGNRAYSWLNAGAMDPRGIARFLILDGQFPRSLVFCYEKLRSNLGGLAKEYGEETSAHAIMRDTGEMLQRTTIEGIFETGLHEFLQDFIGRTSQLGNAIAADYRFIE encoded by the coding sequence ATGCTCGGACGTGCTGCCAACGGCGTTTACTGGATGAGCCGCTACCTTGAACGGGCGGAGAATACCGCGCGGCTGATCGACGTGGGGTTCCACCTCGCGCTGACCCGCAGCGACAAGCATGCGCAGGACGAGGAGTGGAAATCGGTCCTCACCACCACCGGGCAGGTGGACGACTATGCCGCGCGCCATTCGGACTTCGGCGGGCCGCAGGTGTTCAATTACCTGCTGCGCGAGAAGGACAACCCGGCCTCGGTGCTGCGCATGATGGAGAATGCGCGCACCAATGCCCGCATGGTCCGCACCAGCCTCACCAATTCGGTGTGGGAGGCCACCAACGAAGGCTGGATGAACCTTTCCGAGCTGCTCGCGCGGCCGGTGCGCGAGGCCAACCTTGGCGAAGTGCTCACCGCGATCCGCCGGCAGGGCACGCTGGTGCGCGGCGCGCTCGAAGGCACGATGCTGCGCAACGAGGTGTTCAACTTCGCGCGCATCGGCACCTTCATCGAGCGGGCCGACAGTACCGCGCGTATCCTCGACGTGAAGTATTACGTGCTGCTCCCCTCGGTGGCCTGGGTGGGGTCCAGCCTCGACAACGTGCAGTGGGATACGCTGCTGCGCTCGGTGGCGGGCAACCGTGCCTATTCCTGGCTCAACGCCGGGGCGATGGACCCGCGCGGGATCGCCCGTTTCCTCATCCTCGACGGCCAGTTCCCGCGCAGCCTTGTGTTCTGCTACGAGAAGCTGCGCAGCAATCTCGGCGGGCTGGCCAAGGAGTACGGCGAGGAGACGTCCGCGCACGCGATCATGCGCGACACCGGCGAGATGCTCCAGCGCACCACGATCGAGGGCATCTTCGAGACCGGCCTCCATGAATTCCTCCAGGACTTCATCGGCCGCACCAGCCAGCTCGGCAACGCCATCGCCGCCGATTACCGCTTCATCGAGTAG
- a CDS encoding alpha/beta hydrolase, whose translation MTFDRRSFMAASLVSGLVAGDAMAQTAPPVATGKPRAPGLPQPAETIDLWPRGAPGLPTKALTETVDERSSDELVTDRAVYGITRPRMAVFRPDRPNGAAVLLTPGGGYKWVVVDKEGYEMARWLTARGFTAFVLFYRLPGEGWASGPDTPLIDAQRAMRLIRHRARDFAIDPERVAAMGFSAGGHVCASLAARFAAAVYAPVDAADRLSAKPFCAAPIYPVVSMDPAIAHAGSRDLLLGPAPTPALEATYSPDRTVPADAPPHWLLHAEDDDAVPAENTVRLRAALKARGIPVEAHFFEHGGHGFGLRKAIGKPVEAWPELWRAWARTKGLG comes from the coding sequence ATGACCTTCGACCGTCGATCGTTCATGGCGGCCTCTCTCGTTTCCGGCCTGGTCGCCGGAGACGCTATGGCGCAGACCGCGCCGCCGGTGGCCACGGGCAAGCCCCGCGCCCCCGGCCTGCCCCAACCTGCCGAGACCATCGACCTCTGGCCCAGGGGCGCGCCGGGCCTGCCCACAAAAGCGCTCACCGAAACGGTCGACGAACGCTCTTCCGACGAACTCGTCACCGACCGCGCCGTCTACGGCATCACCCGCCCGCGCATGGCGGTGTTCCGGCCCGACCGGCCCAATGGCGCGGCGGTGCTGCTGACGCCCGGCGGCGGCTACAAGTGGGTGGTGGTCGACAAGGAAGGCTACGAAATGGCGCGCTGGCTGACCGCGCGCGGCTTCACCGCCTTCGTGCTGTTCTACCGCCTGCCCGGCGAAGGCTGGGCCAGCGGACCCGACACCCCGCTGATCGATGCCCAGCGCGCCATGCGGCTGATCCGCCACCGCGCGCGCGACTTCGCGATCGATCCCGAGCGTGTTGCCGCCATGGGCTTTTCCGCCGGCGGCCATGTCTGCGCCAGCCTCGCCGCCCGCTTCGCCGCTGCGGTCTATGCGCCGGTGGACGCGGCGGACCGGCTTTCCGCCAAGCCCTTCTGCGCCGCGCCGATCTATCCGGTGGTCTCGATGGATCCCGCCATCGCCCATGCCGGATCGCGCGACCTGCTGCTTGGCCCCGCCCCCACGCCTGCGCTGGAAGCGACTTATTCGCCCGACCGCACCGTGCCCGCCGACGCCCCGCCGCACTGGCTGCTCCATGCCGAGGATGACGACGCCGTGCCGGCGGAAAACACCGTGCGCCTGCGCGCCGCATTGAAGGCGCGCGGCATTCCGGTGGAGGCGCATTTCTTCGAACACGGCGGCCACGGTTTTGGCCTGCGCAAGGCCATCGGCAAGCCGGTGGAGGCATGGCCCGAACTCTGGCGCGCCTGGGCGCGGACCAAGGGCCTGGGATAG
- a CDS encoding family 43 glycosylhydrolase: protein MSMDRREALRAALIGGAGLAAGGLRGEAAAAREPGAGNSPPPPAPAPVHWRRGFDNQRIADLGATATGGIMLNPVLSGDRPDPAILKDGEDYYLTFSSFDSYPGLTIWHSRDLVNWQPRKPALTRNIGSVWAVSLEKHKGRYFLYIPVKAEPNEIYVIWADHIDGPWSDPKPLGLHEHIDPCHAVGEDGSRWLFLSGGDRVRLTEDGLSLAGKVEHVYDPWHYPEDWDVEGFSPEGPKIHRHGNWFYMLTAVGGTAGPPTGHMVIAARARSIHGPWEQHPGNPLVRTENQSEAWWSRGHASLVEGPDKRWYTLYHGFENGFWTLGRQCLLDTIEWTGDGWFRMTGGDLSQPLPVPKVARPLPHGMALSDDFSKPLAMGAKWSFFRPAPDEASRVRVENGALHLKGKGLAPSSGSPLLLVAGDTSYRFECDIEIPPGGTAGLVLFYDDKLYAGLGFDQTRFVTHQYGMERGRPANPLGRRMKMRVTNRRHIVSYHTSGDGGKTWKRFDRGMEVSGYHHNVRGGFLMLRPGLYAAGEGEAIFRDFRFTALED from the coding sequence ATGAGCATGGACAGACGTGAAGCACTAAGGGCCGCCCTGATCGGCGGCGCCGGTCTTGCAGCAGGCGGGCTTCGGGGGGAAGCCGCTGCCGCAAGGGAGCCCGGGGCGGGCAACTCTCCTCCTCCGCCCGCCCCGGCTCCCGTCCATTGGCGGCGCGGGTTCGACAACCAGCGCATTGCCGATCTCGGCGCTACGGCCACTGGGGGCATCATGCTCAACCCGGTGCTTTCCGGGGACCGGCCCGACCCGGCGATCCTCAAGGACGGCGAGGACTATTACCTCACCTTTTCCAGCTTCGATTCCTATCCCGGCCTCACCATCTGGCACAGCCGCGACCTAGTGAACTGGCAGCCGCGGAAGCCCGCGCTCACCCGCAATATCGGCTCGGTCTGGGCGGTGAGCCTCGAAAAACACAAGGGCCGCTATTTCCTCTACATCCCGGTCAAGGCGGAGCCCAACGAGATCTACGTGATCTGGGCCGATCACATCGACGGCCCGTGGAGCGACCCGAAACCGCTGGGCCTGCACGAGCATATCGACCCCTGCCACGCGGTGGGCGAGGACGGTTCGCGCTGGCTGTTCCTTTCCGGCGGAGACCGCGTAAGGCTCACCGAGGACGGGCTCTCGCTGGCGGGCAAGGTCGAGCATGTCTACGATCCCTGGCACTATCCCGAGGATTGGGATGTCGAGGGTTTCTCGCCCGAGGGCCCCAAGATCCACCGCCACGGCAACTGGTTCTACATGCTTACCGCCGTGGGCGGCACCGCCGGCCCGCCGACCGGCCACATGGTGATCGCCGCCCGCGCGCGGTCGATCCACGGGCCGTGGGAACAGCATCCCGGCAATCCGCTGGTCCGCACCGAAAACCAGTCCGAAGCCTGGTGGTCGCGCGGCCATGCCTCGCTGGTCGAAGGGCCGGACAAGCGCTGGTACACGCTCTACCACGGGTTCGAGAACGGCTTCTGGACACTTGGCCGCCAGTGCCTGCTCGATACCATCGAATGGACCGGTGACGGCTGGTTCCGCATGACCGGCGGCGATCTTTCGCAGCCGCTGCCGGTGCCGAAAGTGGCCAGGCCCCTGCCGCATGGCATGGCGCTGTCGGACGATTTTTCGAAACCGCTGGCGATGGGCGCCAAGTGGTCGTTCTTCCGCCCCGCGCCCGACGAGGCCAGCCGCGTGCGGGTTGAGAACGGCGCGCTGCATCTCAAGGGCAAGGGCCTCGCCCCGTCGAGCGGATCGCCGCTGCTGCTGGTCGCGGGCGACACCAGCTACCGGTTCGAATGCGACATCGAGATTCCGCCCGGCGGCACCGCCGGCCTCGTGCTGTTCTATGACGACAAGCTCTACGCCGGGCTGGGCTTCGACCAGACCCGCTTCGTCACCCACCAGTACGGCATGGAACGCGGCCGCCCCGCCAACCCGCTCGGCCGCCGCATGAAGATGCGCGTGACCAACCGCCGCCACATCGTTTCCTACCATACCTCCGGCGATGGCGGGAAAACGTGGAAGCGATTTGATCGCGGCATGGAGGTCTCCGGCTACCACCACAATGTCCGTGGGGGGTTCCTCATGCTGCGTCCCGGCCTATATGCTGCCGGTGAAGGCGAAGCCATTTTCCGCGATTTCCGTTTCACCGCTCTGGAAGACTGA
- a CDS encoding circularly permuted type 2 ATP-grasp protein, giving the protein MSAAGKTNFDEMLETDGSVRPAYADLSQWYESQDKTWFNRQQAEAERFFRRIGITFNVYGDEAAEERLIPFDLIPRIITAREWRKLTRGIEQRVRALNAFLQDLYHRQEIVRSGRLPISALRDNVAYLPQMIGMTPPGGVYTHIVGIDLVRTGPDEFMVLEDNARTPSGVSYMLENRETMMAMFPELFTKVPVRPVSDYPRRLARSLRACAPPAFKGSGRPTVAVLTPGIYNSAYFEHAFLADQMGAELVEGSDLRVVDGRVAMRTTTGYKAIDVIYRRVDDDYLDPLSFQPDSVLGVAGIMDVYRSGGITIANAPGTGIADDKAIYSYMPEIVEFYTGEKPILPNVPTWRCSEPDALAYVLDNLSDLVVKEVHGSGGYGMLIGPTSSKKELAAFEAKLRAKPHNYIAQPTLSLSTVPIFTKAGLSPRHVDLRPYVLVSPDGIDITPGGLTRVALKKGSLVVNSSQGGGTKDTWVLDE; this is encoded by the coding sequence TCTGTCAGACCCGCCTATGCCGATCTCAGCCAGTGGTATGAATCGCAGGACAAGACCTGGTTCAATCGCCAGCAGGCCGAGGCGGAGCGGTTCTTTCGCCGCATCGGTATCACCTTCAATGTCTATGGCGACGAAGCGGCCGAAGAACGGCTGATCCCCTTCGACCTCATCCCCCGCATCATCACCGCCCGCGAATGGCGCAAGCTGACGCGCGGGATCGAGCAGCGGGTGCGGGCGCTCAATGCCTTCCTGCAGGATCTCTATCACCGCCAGGAAATCGTCCGTTCGGGCCGGTTGCCGATCAGCGCCCTGCGCGACAATGTCGCCTACCTGCCGCAGATGATCGGCATGACCCCGCCCGGCGGCGTCTATACCCACATCGTCGGCATCGACCTCGTGCGCACCGGTCCCGATGAATTCATGGTGCTGGAGGACAATGCCCGCACGCCTTCGGGGGTCTCCTACATGCTGGAGAACCGCGAGACGATGATGGCGATGTTCCCGGAACTGTTCACCAAGGTTCCGGTACGCCCCGTTTCCGACTATCCGCGCCGCCTTGCCCGCAGCTTGCGCGCCTGCGCGCCGCCGGCCTTCAAGGGATCGGGGCGGCCGACGGTGGCGGTGCTGACGCCGGGCATCTACAATTCGGCCTATTTCGAACACGCCTTCCTGGCCGACCAGATGGGCGCCGAACTGGTGGAGGGCAGCGACCTGCGGGTGGTGGACGGGCGCGTCGCCATGCGCACGACCACCGGCTACAAGGCGATCGACGTGATCTACCGCCGGGTGGACGACGATTATCTCGATCCGCTGAGCTTCCAGCCCGATTCGGTGCTGGGCGTTGCCGGGATCATGGATGTCTACCGGTCGGGCGGCATCACCATCGCCAATGCCCCGGGCACCGGCATCGCTGACGACAAGGCGATCTACAGCTACATGCCCGAGATCGTCGAGTTCTATACCGGCGAGAAGCCGATCCTGCCCAATGTGCCGACCTGGCGCTGTTCGGAACCCGATGCCCTGGCCTATGTGCTCGACAACCTGTCGGACCTTGTCGTCAAGGAAGTCCACGGTTCGGGCGGCTACGGCATGCTGATCGGGCCGACCTCCTCGAAGAAGGAACTGGCCGCCTTCGAGGCCAAGCTGCGGGCCAAGCCGCACAACTACATCGCGCAGCCCACGCTGTCGCTTTCCACCGTGCCGATCTTCACCAAGGCGGGGCTCTCGCCGCGCCATGTGGACCTGCGGCCCTATGTCCTGGTCTCGCCCGACGGGATCGACATCACGCCGGGCGGGCTCACCCGCGTGGCGCTCAAGAAGGGCTCGCTGGTGGTCAATTCGTCGCAGGGCGGCGGCACCAAGGATACCTGGGTACTGGACGAATAA
- the uxaC gene encoding glucuronate isomerase — MPIRPLELHPDRLLPADPATRKLARELYRHMAGLPIVSPHGHTDPRWFAGNETFGNATELLLVPDHYVFRMLYSQGIAMEDLGVRNRDADPRAAWRLLAENYFLFRGTPSRMWLDWVFAEAFGISVQLNAETSDLYFDTITEKLATDDFRPRALFDRYGIEAIATTESPLDTLEHHAAIRAENARPGGWQGKVITAYRPDPVIDPEFEGFRDNLAKFSGITGEDCLTWQGYLAAHRQRRRFFAQMGATSTDHGHPTPRTADLSPAEAEALFDKVSKGSFTPEDAELFRAQMLTEMAGMSLEDGLVMQIHPGAFRNHNARVFERFGRDKGADIPSRTEYVANLKPLLDKYGNEPGLSVILFTLDESTYARELAPLAGHYPCLKLGPAWWFHDSPEGMRRFRRAATETAGFYNTVGFNDDTRAFLSIPARHDVARRIDCGFLAELVMEHRIEDWEAAELARDLTYNLVKKAYRL; from the coding sequence ATGCCCATTCGCCCCCTTGAACTTCACCCCGACCGCCTGCTCCCGGCCGATCCCGCCACCCGCAAGCTGGCGCGCGAGCTCTACCGCCACATGGCAGGCCTGCCGATCGTCAGCCCGCACGGCCACACCGATCCGCGCTGGTTCGCCGGCAACGAGACCTTCGGCAACGCCACCGAGCTGCTGCTGGTGCCGGACCACTACGTGTTCCGCATGCTCTATTCGCAAGGGATCGCGATGGAGGACCTCGGCGTGCGCAACCGCGACGCCGATCCCCGCGCGGCGTGGCGACTGCTTGCGGAAAACTACTTCCTGTTCCGCGGCACCCCGTCGCGTATGTGGCTGGACTGGGTCTTTGCCGAGGCCTTCGGCATCAGCGTGCAATTGAACGCCGAAACCAGCGACCTCTATTTCGACACCATCACCGAAAAGCTGGCGACGGACGATTTCCGCCCGCGCGCGCTGTTCGACCGCTATGGCATCGAGGCGATCGCGACGACCGAAAGCCCGCTCGACACGCTGGAACACCACGCCGCGATCCGCGCCGAAAACGCCCGCCCCGGCGGCTGGCAGGGCAAGGTCATCACCGCCTATCGCCCCGATCCGGTCATCGACCCGGAATTCGAGGGCTTCCGCGACAACCTTGCGAAGTTCTCCGGGATCACCGGAGAGGATTGCCTCACCTGGCAAGGCTACCTTGCCGCGCACCGCCAGCGCCGCCGCTTCTTCGCGCAAATGGGCGCAACCTCCACCGACCACGGTCACCCGACGCCGAGGACGGCCGACCTCTCGCCCGCCGAGGCGGAAGCGCTGTTCGACAAGGTCAGCAAGGGCAGCTTCACACCCGAGGACGCCGAACTGTTCCGCGCGCAGATGCTCACCGAAATGGCCGGCATGAGCCTGGAGGACGGGCTGGTCATGCAGATCCACCCCGGCGCCTTCCGCAACCACAATGCCCGCGTGTTCGAGCGCTTCGGCCGCGACAAGGGCGCGGACATTCCCTCGCGCACCGAATATGTCGCCAATCTCAAGCCCTTGCTGGACAAGTACGGCAACGAGCCCGGCCTCTCGGTGATCCTCTTCACCCTGGATGAGAGCACGTATGCCCGCGAACTGGCGCCGCTGGCCGGGCACTACCCCTGCCTGAAGCTGGGCCCGGCATGGTGGTTCCATGACAGCCCCGAAGGCATGCGCCGTTTCCGCCGTGCGGCCACGGAAACCGCCGGTTTCTACAATACCGTGGGCTTCAACGACGATACCCGCGCGTTCCTGTCGATCCCCGCCCGCCACGATGTCGCGCGCAGGATCGATTGCGGGTTCCTTGCCGAACTCGTAATGGAGCATCGTATCGAGGATTGGGAAGCCGCCGAACTGGCGCGTGACCTGACCTACAATCTCGTCAAGAAGGCCTATCGTCTGTGA
- a CDS encoding mannitol dehydrogenase family protein, whose product MRLSSETLSRLPESVARPGYDRSAQAAGIVHFGIGAFHRAHQAWYTDRAMARGDRDWGIIGVSLRSANVARQLNPQDGLYTLTECSAERNRMRVIGSVQRVIVASEDPEAVIAAIAAPETRIVTFTVTEKGYCRAADGSLDPFLAHHGSIYAFLEQGLRRRREQGLPGLTLLSCDNLALNGRQLERLMGEYLALKDADLGAWVAAECTFPCAMIDRIVPATTAADRKMVATLARLDDDGAVMTEPFSQWVIEDKFAGPRPQWENVGAELVGDVAPYEAAKLRMLNGAHSALAYLGLEHGHAFVHQAVGDPAIRPLIERLMHEEAQPTIQAAPGQDLQAYADALLARFANPALQHRLIQIAMDGSQKIPQRWLETLAANQEKGLQCPAILTALAAWLRHVRGDNAAKWGPVDDPMAARLADIWRDEGVDGTPRALFGAQGLFAKTWQASEADFAALAQRLARATA is encoded by the coding sequence GTGAGACTCTCCAGCGAAACGCTGTCCCGTCTGCCCGAATCCGTCGCCCGCCCGGGCTATGACCGCAGCGCGCAGGCGGCGGGCATCGTCCACTTCGGCATCGGCGCGTTCCACCGCGCGCATCAGGCCTGGTATACCGACCGGGCGATGGCCAGGGGCGACCGGGACTGGGGCATCATCGGCGTTTCGCTGCGTTCGGCCAATGTCGCGCGCCAGCTCAATCCGCAGGACGGGCTCTACACGCTCACCGAATGCTCGGCCGAGCGCAACCGCATGCGCGTGATCGGATCGGTCCAGCGGGTGATCGTCGCCAGCGAGGATCCGGAAGCGGTGATCGCGGCCATCGCCGCGCCGGAAACCCGGATCGTGACCTTCACCGTCACCGAAAAGGGCTATTGCCGCGCGGCCGACGGATCGCTCGACCCGTTCCTGGCGCATCACGGCAGCATCTACGCCTTCCTCGAACAGGGTCTGCGCCGCCGCCGCGAACAGGGCCTGCCCGGCCTGACGCTGCTTTCCTGCGACAATCTTGCCCTCAACGGCCGCCAGCTTGAGCGGCTGATGGGCGAATACCTCGCGCTCAAGGATGCCGATCTCGGCGCCTGGGTGGCGGCGGAATGCACGTTCCCCTGCGCGATGATCGACCGCATCGTGCCCGCCACCACCGCCGCCGACCGCAAGATGGTGGCGACGCTCGCCCGGCTGGACGACGACGGCGCGGTGATGACCGAACCGTTCAGCCAGTGGGTGATCGAGGACAAGTTCGCCGGCCCTCGCCCGCAGTGGGAGAATGTCGGCGCCGAACTGGTCGGCGATGTCGCGCCTTACGAGGCGGCGAAGCTGCGCATGCTCAACGGCGCGCATTCGGCGCTGGCCTATCTCGGCCTCGAACACGGGCATGCCTTTGTCCATCAGGCAGTCGGCGATCCGGCGATCCGCCCGCTGATCGAGCGGCTGATGCACGAGGAAGCCCAGCCGACCATCCAGGCCGCGCCGGGGCAGGACCTTCAGGCCTATGCCGACGCGCTGCTGGCCCGCTTCGCCAATCCCGCGCTGCAGCACCGGCTGATCCAGATCGCAATGGACGGCAGCCAGAAGATCCCCCAACGCTGGCTGGAAACGCTCGCCGCCAATCAGGAAAAGGGCCTGCAGTGCCCGGCAATCCTCACCGCGCTGGCGGCATGGCTGCGCCACGTGCGCGGCGACAATGCCGCCAAGTGGGGGCCGGTCGACGATCCGATGGCCGCGCGCCTTGCCGACATCTGGCGCGATGAGGGCGTGGACGGCACCCCGCGGGCGCTGTTCGGCGCGCAAGGGCTGTTCGCCAAGACCTGGCAGGCGAGCGAGGCCGACTTTGCCGCGCTGGCCCAGCGACTGGCCCGCGCGACCGCCTGA